AGAGTATGTGCCTACCCTTCTTTGCCATTTTAATTGACGTGGATCAGAtggcttgatcttgctgTACGTCAGTCGCCGTGATAGTAGAGAATTTACGGATACTGGCGACGTTAGGCGGCTGTCGGCAAAACGTAGCGCCGTAATGCCCACTGCCATCCTTATTTAACCCCCACTAATCTTCTCGGTGAGTAGGAGAGCTGCAACATTCACCGAGAACTTGACTCAAAAATATGGTTGACCAATGAGAAGCTGTGTGTCTAAGGTGTTGTACCTTATCTGACATTATTGTATTAGCTGTCTTCCCACACAAGCTTAGGTACCGGTAGCTATCGCGACATGGCTAAATGCTGCATGGTATCACTATACAACCAAGACATTCGGGGAAAGGATCCATTGGTTCCGAGAAGATTACTGTACTTGATCCGAGACCGGTGGTTTCGACTATTTAAACCCTTGCACACAATGTCACCAACCACGATATCGGGCAAATTCTTTGAGAGACAACGTCAACAAGCGGTATAAAAAGCCAGAACGTACTCGTCCCAAGCATCTCAGAGGTGAATGTTGCACAGAGATTATCTAGGTAGCGTGCGTTTGATCACCCAAGCGTGaccatctcaatcttggcTCTTACAACCccaacaaggtcattgcCCCTCTTTGACTTGAACACATTGTTTCGCGCTGTTCTCTCTATTTCTCGTCAACAATCACAATTGCGGCATCGGATCTGCGGTGACTCCCAGATATATCTGCGCCCTAGAGCTCTCAGTCACGGTTTACCCGCCACGGGAATAAGCGAGACCTAACAGCGGCGAGGTGGTAGCGTTTTGACGGGATCTTATATGATCTCCTAGCTCAAAAGGTAGTGAGTAGCTTATCTGGCCAGACAACAGAGTAACTTTCGCTCCCAACCTTCTAATCCTTGggtgtttttttttttctttttcttcttgcaCGTACTTATACTTTGAACGGCAGTTCCTTCAACTACCGTCTCAGCAGCTAGCACCCTTGTTTCGTTCCGCATCAAAGCTCCACGCCTCCACAGCTTCGCCCGGGACAAGATACCACAGAATATTATTTCCTGGCGTCAACATCTAATGCTAGCCCGTCGAAATCCCGTAGCATCGGTCCGCTTCGGCCAGACGCTGCGATGTCAGCCGCCTTTAAAATCTTCGAGATTGGCTGCTAGCCCCGAGGTTAACGAGTCCGGTCAACGATGTGCGAGCACCCTGCGGCCCGCTTCCTCAGGTACGTTTTTCTGAGAACTTCTATGGAAGATTTCTCTGGGTTTTCTTTATCGTCTCGCCCAATTGCGTGTTTTTGCTTTATATACATCTGCGCCCCAGTCTGCAGGGCCGGTCCGGTCCCAGTGAAACGGGAGCGAGGTGCTCTTGGAAGATGATCTAGGAGACAAGGCAAAGAAAGGCAGCCGAGAGATATGGCGCAAGGCACTACGTTCGATTGGATCTCTTATAACTGTCTTTCATGGCTTTTGTTGCAGCTGCACTGTCATTACCCCTGCACCTTGTTATCCATGTTCTGTTTCAACCTATTACGTTTTATCATGCCCTTTTTTCAGCCGCCTCTTTTTCACTTCTGATATGAGAGCGAATGCCGAAGAGCGGTATTGTACCCGAGATAGAGTCCGGCTGGTCTCGGGAGCTCGAGTACCTATTCTGCTGCCGTGTATCTCTTTCTTGTTATCAATATTCGGAGCCTTCCGATGGCCTCGGACAAAGTGCCCGGAGACCGGAAGAGAGGATATCATGAATTCCAGTCATGGTCATGTGCAGCAACCAAAATCGGCGCCAGTTGCGTCTGTATGGGTCTGAGTCTCAGTCTGAGAGTCTGTGACCTCCTGGGGTCCCGGCTCCGGACCTCGAAAATCAACCCCAATATCCAATTTGGAGCACCCTTGCTTGTCTCCAGGTCACCCACGCTCTCTCCACGCTCTCCCCCAAAGCGCCCCGGATGTCGTCCGTTGATCGGATTGGGTTGAAGCCATTCAATTTGTCTACCTCGTCATGGACAATGCGCTCAGGTCATGCAATCACAAGCAAAATGCGCTGATTTTGGGGACCCCATGATTTGATCTTACTTGAGGTGTTTGTCTACAACAGCACAATCTGCATCCACTCCGGGTCTCCATCCGTCCCCAGACGTGGATTGCGCTACGGCCCAAGGTtacgatggcgatggcgatgtgTGTTGTGTGAGTGGGTGAGTGGGTGAGAGTGGATTAGTTAGTGAAGGGTTTTtggtcttttcttttctttgctCTGCTTTTTATTAGTAACATCCATCTGCTACCATGTCCGCATGCTTTTGTCTACATGGGGATTTCTATTAGACATTAGTTCTGAGCCGAGTCTTTTtcttgtctcgtctcgtctcgtctcgtctcgtctcgtcttgTCTGCCTGGTCTATTTGTATCAGGCTCTACCCTCTCTTCCTGACTCAGTcgagtttcttctttctttgaTCTTTACCTAGTTCACGATACCCTCTTACACCGACAATAGTGTTGTTCTGGTGTAATACTCTCTCATTGTATGCTCCtctcctccccctcctcttcctttctcttaCCGGGTATCTATCTCATCCTTGTCTGATACctacctcacctcacctcacttCTTCACCTTGCTCTCTCCCCTTGACGCAAAACTCAGGCCTACAAAAGCACTGACAATTTGCTTGATTTGGTTTATAAATATTGGATGATTCAATTGCTAACTCGTTCGACTTTTTTGGTATCTACACAGACTATAAGATTAGCCCCCGTGCTTGCGCTTGGAGTAAATCTATTACTGCCACATCTACCCCGCGACCCTTACTCACCCCGCCAAAAAGTTCTGCTTCTACTACTACTCCCCACTACCATCGTCACCTTTATCCTTATACCTCgatttcttcttcctctacCTCATTCTTCTCTACTTATCCTGCCAAAATGAGATTGACTTCAGAGAACATCAACCAGCGAGTCGTCGCTGCCAAGTACGCCGTTCGTGGTGAACTTGCTGTCAAGTCCGAGGAATACCGAGCCAAGATCGCAAAGGGCGATACCGGCGATCTCCCCTTCAAACAGGTTATTTCTGCAAACATTGGCAACCCTCAGCAGCTCGACCAGAAGCCCATCACCTTCTTCCGCCAGGTCGCCAGTCTTCTCGAGAACCCTCTACTACTTCAGAACGAGGAGGCCCTCGCCAAGCACTTTGGCTACCAGACCGATGTG
The window above is part of the Fusarium oxysporum f. sp. lycopersici 4287 chromosome 8, whole genome shotgun sequence genome. Proteins encoded here:
- a CDS encoding alanine transaminase: MRLTSENINQRVVAAKYAVRGELAVKSEEYRAKIAKGDTGDLPFKQVISANIGNPQQLDQKPITFFRQVASLLENPLLLQNEEALAKHFGYQTDC